A stretch of the Desulfobacter sp. genome encodes the following:
- a CDS encoding DUF169 domain-containing protein — translation MYQTLIIFCNRTKKSLKKFSEVLSFNYPAIGWYFSSEEMEDSFIFRKNKWVCMFMYLKMMMIKNKKIRFSDDNDKACTGPTEYFGFSELEDDGGVFLAEVERFCKNIEISKEYTRWSATLIHPPKGKYLYMEKLENIDDSREIEVANLFPANMTSLAKLVTLSSYDRMANTDNVLIPDASGCQSIFTTPYHEKFQENPKCIIVLMDTMARNFVPEDMILFSMPTNRFVEMANNIEGSFLDNNFKNPTGF, via the coding sequence TTGTATCAGACATTAATAATTTTTTGCAACAGAACCAAAAAAAGTCTGAAGAAATTTTCAGAAGTATTATCTTTTAATTATCCTGCTATTGGCTGGTATTTTTCTTCTGAGGAAATGGAAGATTCCTTTATTTTTAGAAAGAATAAATGGGTATGTATGTTTATGTATCTGAAGATGATGATGATAAAAAATAAAAAAATCCGGTTCTCGGATGATAATGATAAAGCCTGCACAGGTCCCACAGAATACTTTGGTTTTTCTGAACTTGAGGATGATGGAGGTGTTTTTCTCGCTGAAGTAGAAAGATTTTGTAAGAATATTGAAATTTCAAAAGAATATACCAGGTGGTCAGCAACCCTTATTCACCCGCCAAAAGGCAAATATCTGTACATGGAAAAACTTGAGAATATTGATGATAGCAGAGAGATTGAGGTTGCTAATCTTTTCCCAGCAAATATGACCAGCCTGGCAAAGCTGGTAACCCTGTCAAGTTACGATAGGATGGCAAATACGGATAATGTATTGATACCTGATGCTTCAGGTTGTCAGTCTATCTTTACAACTCCCTATCATGAAAAATTTCAAGAAAATCCAAAATGTATTATTGTGCTAATGGATACGATGGCCAGAAATTTTGTCCCCGAAGATATGATTTTATTTTCAATGCCAACCAACAGATTTGTGGAAATGGCGAATAATATTGAAGGCAGCTTTCTTGATAATAATTTTAAAAATCCGACAGGTTTTTAA
- a CDS encoding IS6 family transposase produces the protein MKNENPFKWRHYEKEIILLNVRWYLRYQLSYRNLEEMMQERGLSVDHSTIYRWVQRYAPEMEKRSRKYLRQSNDSYRIRPRVLSVDGNPAYPPAVKALKEKKLLNKDCILRQNKYLNNIIEQDHRFIKKLVRAGMGFKTFHSAWRTLKGYEIMNMIRKGQVKNIRKGEILKQKEFVENLFSYAA, from the coding sequence ATGAAAAATGAAAACCCTTTCAAGTGGCGTCATTATGAAAAAGAAATCATCCTATTGAATGTTCGCTGGTATCTGAGATATCAACTGAGTTACAGGAATCTGGAAGAGATGATGCAAGAACGGGGCTTGTCTGTGGATCACAGTACCATTTACCGATGGGTTCAGCGCTATGCTCCTGAAATGGAAAAGCGAAGCAGGAAGTATCTGCGGCAATCAAATGATTCTTACCGTATCAGACCTCGGGTTCTGAGTGTTGACGGAAATCCTGCATATCCTCCGGCAGTAAAGGCTTTGAAAGAAAAAAAGCTTCTGAATAAGGACTGTATCCTAAGACAGAATAAATATCTGAACAATATTATTGAGCAAGACCACCGGTTTATCAAAAAGCTTGTCAGAGCTGGTATGGGGTTCAAGACATTTCATTCTGCCTGGCGGACGCTAAAAGGCTATGAAATTATGAACATGATCAGAAAAGGACAAGTTAAAAATATTAGGAAGGGAGAAATTTTAAAGCAGAAAGAATTCGTCGAAAATCTGTTTTCTTATGCTGCGTAA
- a CDS encoding aminotransferase class I/II-fold pyridoxal phosphate-dependent enzyme, with amino-acid sequence MEENNIIRFAGRMDQLPPYLFGMINKMKMDKRRNGDDVIDLGMGNPMDPTPDAVIEKLVEVAKDPKSHRYPESSGMPHLKKEISKYYNRHYHIDLDAEKETYFTIGSKEGISHLCLAIMGPGDSVLVPAPAFPIHIYAAVIAGANVMRIPLDPEKGFLDRIANICESCYPSPKVLMLNYPHNPTGVVTDKNFFKEIVKLAKRFNFMVINDFAYAKITYDGYEAPSFLEVEGAKDVGVEFGSFSKSYNMAGWRIGYCVGNEKIVAALGKIKGYFDYGIFSAIQVAGIIALRDCDDTIPELCKTYETRRDILCSGLERQGWEIEKPKAGMFVWAKIPEPFAQMGSMEFAIQLMNRGNVAVAPGIGFSEEGEGYVRLALVENEERLRQAVRQMKKAMEQMAV; translated from the coding sequence TTCGATTTGCAGGCCGCATGGATCAGCTGCCCCCCTATTTGTTCGGCATGATCAACAAGATGAAAATGGACAAACGGCGGAACGGGGATGATGTCATTGACCTTGGCATGGGAAACCCCATGGACCCCACCCCGGATGCGGTAATTGAAAAACTGGTGGAAGTGGCCAAGGACCCCAAGTCCCACCGGTATCCGGAAAGCTCGGGCATGCCCCATCTGAAAAAAGAAATCTCCAAATATTACAACCGCCATTATCATATTGACCTGGATGCGGAAAAAGAGACCTATTTCACCATTGGCTCCAAAGAGGGAATCTCCCATCTCTGCCTGGCCATCATGGGCCCTGGGGATTCTGTCCTGGTACCGGCCCCGGCCTTTCCCATCCATATCTATGCCGCCGTCATCGCAGGGGCCAATGTCATGCGCATCCCCCTTGACCCGGAAAAAGGATTTTTAGACCGAATCGCCAATATCTGCGAGTCCTGCTACCCCAGCCCCAAAGTGCTGATGCTCAACTATCCCCACAACCCCACCGGCGTGGTCACGGACAAAAACTTTTTCAAAGAGATTGTCAAACTTGCCAAACGGTTCAACTTTATGGTCATCAATGATTTTGCCTATGCCAAGATCACCTATGACGGGTATGAGGCCCCCAGCTTCCTGGAAGTCGAAGGTGCCAAGGATGTGGGGGTGGAGTTTGGCTCCTTTTCCAAATCCTATAACATGGCCGGCTGGAGAATCGGCTATTGCGTGGGCAATGAAAAAATTGTGGCGGCTCTCGGCAAAATAAAAGGCTATTTTGACTACGGGATATTTTCCGCCATCCAGGTGGCCGGGATCATAGCGCTCCGGGACTGCGACGATACCATCCCCGAGCTGTGTAAAACCTATGAAACAAGACGGGACATCCTCTGCTCAGGCCTTGAACGCCAGGGCTGGGAAATTGAAAAACCCAAGGCCGGCATGTTTGTCTGGGCCAAGATCCCCGAGCCCTTTGCCCAAATGGGCTCCATGGAATTTGCCATCCAGCTCATGAACCGCGGCAATGTGGCCGTGGCCCCGGGAATCGGGTTTTCCGAAGAAGGGGAAGGCTATGTCCGCCTGGCCCTGGTGGAAAACGAGGAACGGTTGCGCCAGGCCGTACGCCAGATGAAAAAGGCCATGGAACAGATGGCGGTATAG